The nucleotide window TGACGCTCGAAGACTTCGTCCTCTTCCACGTGGATGACCACATACAGGTCGCCCGGGGGCCCGCCATTGACACCGGCCTCGCCTTCGCCGCGAAGACGCAGGCGGGAGTTGTTGTCCACGCCGGCGGGGATGCGGACGCTCAGGTCCTTTTCCTCGATGACCGTGCTGCGGCCATGACAGTTGTGGCAGGGGTTCTGAATGATGGTGCCGCGTCCCTGACAGTTGGGGCAGCCCACGGAAATGCGGAAGAAACCCTGAGACTGCTGAATGTGCCCCGTGCCCTGACACTGCGGGCAGGTTTCGGGGGTGGTGCCCTTTTCGGCGCCGGTGCCATCACATTCGGGGCATTCGACTTCAACGGGCAGGGTAATGCTGACCTCGGTTCCCTTGGCCGCCTCGCGGAAGGAAATGTCCAGGTTATACCTGAGGTCGGACCCTGCTCTGGGGCGGTTGGCTCCGCCGCGTCCCGCGGAACTGAAGCCGAAGAACTCGCCGAAGATGTCGCTGAAGGTGCCGAAGATGTCTTCCGTATTGTCAAAGCCGTGGAAGCCGTTTCCGTTCATGCCTTCATGGCCGAAACGGTCGTAACGCTGGCGCTTTTCGCTGTCGCGCAGCACTTCGTAAGCTTCGGCGGCTTCCTTGAACTTGTCTTCGGCCTCGGGATCGTCGGGATTGCGGTCGGGGTGGTACTGGAAAGCAAGTTTGCGGTAAGCGGACTTGATTTCACTGTCGGAGCAATCCCTCGAAAGACCGAGCACCTCGTAATAACAACGTTTTGACATGCCTTACGCTTCGTTTTCCATTTCTTCTTCGATATCCAGCTCGATATCCTCAAGCGTACGCTCGGGGACAA belongs to Desulfovibrio oxyclinae DSM 11498 and includes:
- the dnaJ gene encoding molecular chaperone DnaJ, translating into MSKRCYYEVLGLSRDCSDSEIKSAYRKLAFQYHPDRNPDDPEAEDKFKEAAEAYEVLRDSEKRQRYDRFGHEGMNGNGFHGFDNTEDIFGTFSDIFGEFFGFSSAGRGGANRPRAGSDLRYNLDISFREAAKGTEVSITLPVEVECPECDGTGAEKGTTPETCPQCQGTGHIQQSQGFFRISVGCPNCQGRGTIIQNPCHNCHGRSTVIEEKDLSVRIPAGVDNNSRLRLRGEGEAGVNGGPPGDLYVVIHVEEDEVFERQGTSLILQQDISFVQAALGDRIEVPTLHDPVNLDIPKGTQAGEVFRLRGLGLPHLGSPHKGDLLVQVRVLTPTKLNKRQEEILREFQEIEDSKPMTKAKAFFQKAKDRVMGE